A region of the Chloroflexota bacterium genome:
CTGGAACTGGATACCTTCGCGGGCCAGGTTTTGGTAGAGGTTGCCGATATCGATACGATACAGATCATCGCCACGAAGGTGGCTGCAAAGCAGGAAGACCTGGAGAAAATCGATATCAAGATCGTGCCACGGGATGGTCGTGTCCTGATTGAAACGGTACGTCCAGCGGGCTTGCGTGATGTCGGTGTAGACTTCGTCATTACGACACCACCCGGTGTTGATCTGAACCTTCGGACGGGATCTGGTAGTGTGACGGCCAACGGGCGGCATGGCGACGTGTGGGTTCGTAGTGACTCGGGAGCAGTAACTGTTGGAGGGTCACAGGGTGATGTGGTGGCGGAATCAAGCTCTGGTGCGGTAATGGTGAGCGGCAGCAGAGGCGACGTTCAGGCAACAAGTGGTTCGGGACACATCCGACTCCAACGGCTAAGCGGCAGCATCAATGCCCACACGGAATCGGGCCGTGTGGAAGCGACCGGTGTCAGTGGCCAGGTTAGATTGAGCAGCAGCAGCGGCAATATCGACTATCGTGGAGACCCCATGGGCGATTGCCGCTTTGAGACAGGCAGCGGGTCGGTCCGGTTGGCGTTACCTGCCGCTTTGAACGCGATGGTCGATGTGCAAACCGGCAGCGGCAAGGTCGAAATGGGCTACGACATCACCGGACAGCGAGGTCATCAGTCGGTGAAGGGCACCATCGGCAGTGGAAAAGCGGCTCGCATCTATGTCCGAACCCCTTCGGGAAATATCACTCTGGAGAAACAGTAGAAAGTTGTTCCCCTGGCGGCGCTCGACAACGCTACCACGGCAGAAACCAATTGTCTTGATTCCCTGGAAAGGAGTGTTTTCGTGCTCGACCATGTCGCTTCGACAGATCTGAAATCAAATGCCTACATGTTTGATCATCGGGATGGACTGCTGGACAGCTATCTTGGGCTCATGTTGCTGGCCGCTGGGCTGCTGATGCAGGCCAACCTGATCTTCCTGGTCGGAATCGTTCCGGCCAGCATGCTGCCCGCCTACCAATCGGCAAAACGGTCTGTCACAGCCCCGAGGCAGGAGCAACTGAACACAGGGCCCGATCGAAGTCGAAGGTCCCGAAACTTGATGTTGATCGTCCTGGCAGTTGGTTTCACAGCCCTGGGACTGGCTATTCTGATCACCGGCGGGGTTGGCGCCGGTGAGATACCGGCCTGGCTGACAACCGGGCTGCGCACCTACGGGATGCTTGCGGCCGCTCTGGCGTTTGCCACCGGGTTCAGTCTGGTGGCCCATTTCGGCAGCTTGCCACGCTATGTTTCTTTTGCCGTTCTTGCCCTGGCCATCTTCGGTTTGGGGCAAGGGATCGGGTTCGGCTTTCCCACCGGCCTGATGATTCTCGGTGGCGTAATGGTCTTGGGCGGCTTGTTGACGCTGGTGCGCTTCGTCCGCACCTATCCAGTTGAGGCTACAAAGTAGCAGCGAGGAAGAGAAATTATGAAAAGGTTTTGGCCATTACTGCTGATTCTGCCCATGGTTGTGCTGGTCAGTTGTACCAGTCCGATCATACTGACCGAAATGAAGCCTGAAGCGGAATCGACCCTTGAAACTGTTGCTTATGAGCCATTCTTCGAGCAGGCACCATGCCTCTTCTCCTTGCCTCCCGACGAGCTTGAAGGTGAGACGGTGATCTGCGGTTATGTGACGGTGCCGGAGCAGCGCAGTCGCCCGGAAGATTCCACCGTTCAACTGGCGGTCGCCATCTTCAAGAGCAGCAGCGACAATCCGGAGCCTGATCCCCTGGTGCTTCTGCACGGTGGTCCGGGCGAAAAGACCATACGCAGTGCGGCCAACGTCTTGATCCTCCTGGGCGAGTTCCGAGAGAACCGGGACGTCGTGGTCTTCGACCAACGCGGGGTGGGCGAATCCAGGCCCGCTCTGGAGTGTCCCGAGTTTATCGAAGGGCTCTACGACAACCTGGACGAATTGGATCCTGAGACCGGGCTGCGAACGATCTACGACTCCTTTTTGGCTTGCCGGGATCGGATGGTAGCCGAAGGAGTCAACCTGGCTGCTTATAACACCACCGAGAATGCTGCCGACGTGGAGGATATCCGCAAGGCGTTGGGTTATGAAGAGATCAATCTCTACGGTGGATCGTACGGGTCCCTGCTGGCTCAGGCTGTGTTGCGGGATCACCCCGACCACATTCGCAGCGTCGTCATCGGTGCCGCACTGCCCACCGAAAGAAGCTTTTTTGTTCATGTGCCCACGACAGCTGTCAACGCCACACTTCGCCTTCTGGAGCAGTGTGAGACCGACGATGCTTGTAATGCCGCCTA
Encoded here:
- a CDS encoding DUF4097 family beta strand repeat-containing protein; this encodes MLNWRIPGTIVIVSVVIIWILIAIAVVTGAGFLVMSASDRTVQGWSNSIATMKRETVKQDVEYREPASLELDTFAGQVLVEVADIDTIQIIATKVAAKQEDLEKIDIKIVPRDGRVLIETVRPAGLRDVGVDFVITTPPGVDLNLRTGSGSVTANGRHGDVWVRSDSGAVTVGGSQGDVVAESSSGAVMVSGSRGDVQATSGSGHIRLQRLSGSINAHTESGRVEATGVSGQVRLSSSSGNIDYRGDPMGDCRFETGSGSVRLALPAALNAMVDVQTGSGKVEMGYDITGQRGHQSVKGTIGSGKAARIYVRTPSGNITLEKQ